One Aegilops tauschii subsp. strangulata cultivar AL8/78 chromosome 7, Aet v6.0, whole genome shotgun sequence genomic window carries:
- the LOC109735341 gene encoding BTB/POZ domain-containing protein POB1 isoform X2, with product MEPDFSRASGGPSYEFAFNSVNFSDRVLRIEIVAGDDGPGAKGAAGEGCSSIADWARHRKRRREDLRRDKECGKYMLEPSTVKIEAEECDTYEETGGDGENSDSSWNMECNQVLRVKSIYISSAILAAKSPFFYKLFSNGMKESDQRHATLRITTSEESALMELLSFIYSGKLTTNEPTLLLDILMISDKFEVVSCMRHCSQLLRSLPMTTESALLYLDLPSSISMAAAVQPLTDAAKEFLANKYKDLTKFQDEVMNIPLAGIEAILCSNDLQVASEDAVYDFVIKWVRAQYPRTEERREILGTRLLPLVRFSHMTCRKLRKVLACSDLDHEQASKSVTDALLYKADAPHRQRALAADVLTCRKYTERAYKYRPLKVVEFDQPYPQCIAYLDLKREECSRLFPSGRIYSQAFHLAGQGFFLSAHCNMDQQSAFHCFGLFLGMQEKGSTSVTVDYEFAARTRPSGDFVSKYKGYYTFTGGKAVGYRNLFAIPWPSFMADDSLFFIDGVLHLRAELTIKQS from the exons ATGGAGCCGGACTTCTCGCGGGCGAGCGGCGGCCCGAGCTACGAATTCGCCTTCAACTCGGTCAACTTCTCCGACCGGGTCCTGCGGATCGAGATCGTCGCCGGGGACGACGGGCCGGGGGCCAAGGGCGCCGCCGGCGAGGGTTGCTCCTCCATCGCCGACTGGGCGCGCCACCGCAAGCGCCGCAGGGAGGACCTCCGCCGCGACAAAG AATGTGGAAAGTACATGTTGGAACCATCAACGGTAAAAATCGAAGCAGAAGAATGTGATACCTATGAGGAAACCG GTGGGGATGGAGAAAACAGTGACTCATCCTGGAATATGGAGTGTAATCAGGTTTTGAGAGTGAAATCTATCTATATCAGCTCTGCAATTCTAGCAGCAAAAAGTCCCTTTTTTTACAAG CTTTTCTCAAATGGCATGAAAGAATCCGATCAGAGGCATGCTACTCTTAGAATAACTACTTCAG AGGAAAGTGCCCTTATGGAGCTTTTAAGCTTTATTTACAGTGGAAAGTTGACGACAAATGAGCCAACCCTTCTGCTTGATATCTTGATGATTTCTGATAAATTTGAAGTTGTTTCTTGCATGAGACACTGCAGTCAATTGCTAAGGAGCTTACCTATGACCACAGAATCTGCACTTCTCTATCTAGATCTGCCTTCCAGCATTTCAATGGCTGCAGCAGTTCAGCCACTGACTGATGCTGCCAAGGAATTCCTCGCTAACAAATACAAGGATCTGACCAA GTTTCAGGATGAAGTGATGAACATTCCCCTTGCTGGGATTGAAGCCATCCTATGTAGTAATGACCTTCAGGTGGCATCAGAGGATGCAGTCTATGACTTTGTGATCAAGTGGGTTCGTGCTCAGTACCCAAGAACGGAAGAAAGACGTGAAATCTTGGGTACTCGCTTGCTGCCGCTCGTTCGGTTCTCTCATATGACCTGCAGGAAGTTGCGGAAGGTCCTTGCGTGCAGTGATCTGGATCATGAGCAAGCATCGAAAAGTGTCACTGATGCACTCCTGTACAAAGCTGATGCACCACATCGACAGCGTGCCCTTGCTGCAGATGTGTTGACTTGCAGGAAATATACTGAACGAGCTTACAAGTATCGCCCGCTTAAGGTGGTGGAATTTGATCAACCATATCCTCAGTGCATAGCATACTTGGATCTGAAGCGTGAGGAGTGTAGCCGACTTTTCCCATCCGGGCGGATTTACTCGCAAGCATTCCATCTTGCTGGACAGGGATTCTTCCTGTCAGCACATTGCAACATGGATCAGCAAAGTGCTTTCCACTGCTTTGGTCTCTTCTTAGGGATGCAAGAGAAAGGCTCAACGAGTGTCACCGTGGACTATGAGTTTGCTGCAAGGACAAGGCCATCGGGCGATTTTGTCAGCAAGTACAAGGGTTACTACACCTTCACTGGTGGAAAGGCAGTTGGCTACCGGAATCTCTTTGCAATTCCCTGGCCGTCGTTTATGGCTGATGACAGCCTCTTCTTCATCGATGGAGTTCTACATCTGAGAGCAGAACTGACCATAAAGCAATCATAG
- the LOC109735341 gene encoding BTB/POZ domain-containing protein POB1 isoform X1 has product MEPDFSRASGGPSYEFAFNSVNFSDRVLRIEIVAGDDGPGAKGAAGEGCSSIADWARHRKRRREDLRRDKECGKYMLEPSTVKIEAEECDTYEETGEEPVAMIEESPPDIGQDGGDGENSDSSWNMECNQVLRVKSIYISSAILAAKSPFFYKLFSNGMKESDQRHATLRITTSEESALMELLSFIYSGKLTTNEPTLLLDILMISDKFEVVSCMRHCSQLLRSLPMTTESALLYLDLPSSISMAAAVQPLTDAAKEFLANKYKDLTKFQDEVMNIPLAGIEAILCSNDLQVASEDAVYDFVIKWVRAQYPRTEERREILGTRLLPLVRFSHMTCRKLRKVLACSDLDHEQASKSVTDALLYKADAPHRQRALAADVLTCRKYTERAYKYRPLKVVEFDQPYPQCIAYLDLKREECSRLFPSGRIYSQAFHLAGQGFFLSAHCNMDQQSAFHCFGLFLGMQEKGSTSVTVDYEFAARTRPSGDFVSKYKGYYTFTGGKAVGYRNLFAIPWPSFMADDSLFFIDGVLHLRAELTIKQS; this is encoded by the exons ATGGAGCCGGACTTCTCGCGGGCGAGCGGCGGCCCGAGCTACGAATTCGCCTTCAACTCGGTCAACTTCTCCGACCGGGTCCTGCGGATCGAGATCGTCGCCGGGGACGACGGGCCGGGGGCCAAGGGCGCCGCCGGCGAGGGTTGCTCCTCCATCGCCGACTGGGCGCGCCACCGCAAGCGCCGCAGGGAGGACCTCCGCCGCGACAAAG AATGTGGAAAGTACATGTTGGAACCATCAACGGTAAAAATCGAAGCAGAAGAATGTGATACCTATGAGGAAACCGGTGAGGAGCCTGTAGCTATGATAGAAGAATCTCCACCTGATATTGGACAAGATG GTGGGGATGGAGAAAACAGTGACTCATCCTGGAATATGGAGTGTAATCAGGTTTTGAGAGTGAAATCTATCTATATCAGCTCTGCAATTCTAGCAGCAAAAAGTCCCTTTTTTTACAAG CTTTTCTCAAATGGCATGAAAGAATCCGATCAGAGGCATGCTACTCTTAGAATAACTACTTCAG AGGAAAGTGCCCTTATGGAGCTTTTAAGCTTTATTTACAGTGGAAAGTTGACGACAAATGAGCCAACCCTTCTGCTTGATATCTTGATGATTTCTGATAAATTTGAAGTTGTTTCTTGCATGAGACACTGCAGTCAATTGCTAAGGAGCTTACCTATGACCACAGAATCTGCACTTCTCTATCTAGATCTGCCTTCCAGCATTTCAATGGCTGCAGCAGTTCAGCCACTGACTGATGCTGCCAAGGAATTCCTCGCTAACAAATACAAGGATCTGACCAA GTTTCAGGATGAAGTGATGAACATTCCCCTTGCTGGGATTGAAGCCATCCTATGTAGTAATGACCTTCAGGTGGCATCAGAGGATGCAGTCTATGACTTTGTGATCAAGTGGGTTCGTGCTCAGTACCCAAGAACGGAAGAAAGACGTGAAATCTTGGGTACTCGCTTGCTGCCGCTCGTTCGGTTCTCTCATATGACCTGCAGGAAGTTGCGGAAGGTCCTTGCGTGCAGTGATCTGGATCATGAGCAAGCATCGAAAAGTGTCACTGATGCACTCCTGTACAAAGCTGATGCACCACATCGACAGCGTGCCCTTGCTGCAGATGTGTTGACTTGCAGGAAATATACTGAACGAGCTTACAAGTATCGCCCGCTTAAGGTGGTGGAATTTGATCAACCATATCCTCAGTGCATAGCATACTTGGATCTGAAGCGTGAGGAGTGTAGCCGACTTTTCCCATCCGGGCGGATTTACTCGCAAGCATTCCATCTTGCTGGACAGGGATTCTTCCTGTCAGCACATTGCAACATGGATCAGCAAAGTGCTTTCCACTGCTTTGGTCTCTTCTTAGGGATGCAAGAGAAAGGCTCAACGAGTGTCACCGTGGACTATGAGTTTGCTGCAAGGACAAGGCCATCGGGCGATTTTGTCAGCAAGTACAAGGGTTACTACACCTTCACTGGTGGAAAGGCAGTTGGCTACCGGAATCTCTTTGCAATTCCCTGGCCGTCGTTTATGGCTGATGACAGCCTCTTCTTCATCGATGGAGTTCTACATCTGAGAGCAGAACTGACCATAAAGCAATCATAG